One Thermicanus aegyptius DSM 12793 DNA segment encodes these proteins:
- a CDS encoding response regulator transcription factor, with protein sequence MARKRIRILLADDHALFRDGLKRIIEMEPDMEVIGELSDGSELVDHVRKSSPDVILMDINMPVLNGVEATREVTREIQGVKVIILSIHDDEQYVYRALQNGASGYLLKEMDAEALIEAIRAVASGDCYIHPKVTGMLIKEYRRLYEDAVNELHPRMPMQDKKTWDRLTDREKDVLRLLAAGKSNLAISETLGISDKTVKNHVSSILLKMGAVDRTQAVVEALKKGWIELSYVKEGHKD encoded by the coding sequence ATGGCTAGAAAGCGGATACGGATTCTTCTTGCAGACGATCATGCCCTTTTTCGGGATGGATTAAAGCGGATCATCGAAATGGAACCGGACATGGAGGTGATCGGAGAGTTGAGCGATGGTTCCGAATTGGTGGACCACGTACGGAAGTCCTCTCCGGATGTGATTCTGATGGATATTAACATGCCGGTCTTAAATGGAGTGGAGGCAACCCGGGAAGTGACCCGGGAGATCCAGGGCGTTAAGGTGATTATTCTCTCGATCCATGACGATGAACAATATGTGTATCGTGCGCTGCAGAATGGCGCCTCCGGCTATTTGTTAAAAGAGATGGATGCGGAGGCCCTCATCGAAGCAATACGGGCTGTGGCGAGCGGCGATTGTTACATACATCCCAAGGTGACGGGAATGCTCATCAAAGAATATCGCCGTCTTTATGAAGATGCGGTAAATGAGCTGCATCCACGCATGCCGATGCAGGATAAAAAAACATGGGATCGCCTGACCGATCGGGAAAAAGACGTCCTGCGCCTGCTGGCGGCAGGAAAAAGCAATTTAGCCATCTCGGAGACCTTGGGCATCAGCGATAAGACGGTGAAGAACCACGTCTCCAGCATTTTGCTGAAGATGGGGGCCGTAGACAGGACGCAGGCCGTTGTGGAAGCCCTGAAGAAAGGTTGGATTGAACTCTCGTATGTGAAGGAAGGGCATAAGGACTAG
- a CDS encoding sensor histidine kinase, with protein MEREEEHQVSFESAALDRVILHAIETMEKSKEQIFEIAENARLEGGNLKKELDQVQAEVERIIHHYDQLEAKYKKMRLRLMEVSHNFKRYNEQDIREAYEQANQCQIDLKLASEREKYLRKRRDELERRLKTVERTIEKADNLLSQVSVVLGYLQGDIARMTEALEHAKNGHIFGLKIIEAQEEERKRVAREMHDGPAQSIANLVLRTEIVEKVLNQNEAETARKELQVLKKMARDSLSDVRKIIYDLRPMALDDLGLIPTLRKFVDAYIDRYHLYIDFKVVGMEERLPSTTEVAIFRLVQESLNNIIKHAEATMVQVLLEFKPLKLTIRIKDNGKGMPAEALKKENSFGLIGMKERVKLLQGEMEIRSKPGRGTEILIQVPILSSPPPS; from the coding sequence ATGGAACGGGAAGAAGAGCATCAGGTAAGTTTCGAAAGCGCAGCCTTGGATCGGGTCATCCTTCACGCCATCGAAACCATGGAGAAGAGTAAAGAGCAGATTTTTGAGATTGCGGAGAATGCACGGCTGGAGGGTGGGAATCTGAAAAAGGAACTGGACCAGGTACAGGCCGAAGTAGAGAGAATCATCCACCACTATGACCAGCTGGAAGCGAAGTATAAAAAGATGCGCCTTCGGCTCATGGAGGTAAGCCATAATTTCAAACGGTATAATGAACAAGATATACGGGAGGCTTATGAACAGGCGAACCAATGTCAAATTGATCTGAAGCTTGCATCCGAGCGGGAAAAGTACCTGAGGAAACGGAGGGATGAACTGGAGCGACGCCTGAAAACCGTGGAGCGTACCATCGAAAAGGCGGATAACCTGCTGTCTCAGGTAAGCGTGGTATTGGGCTACTTGCAGGGAGATATCGCCCGGATGACGGAAGCGCTGGAACATGCGAAGAACGGCCATATTTTTGGGCTTAAAATCATCGAAGCCCAGGAAGAAGAGCGAAAGCGGGTAGCCCGGGAGATGCATGACGGTCCGGCCCAGTCGATTGCCAATCTGGTTCTGAGGACAGAGATCGTGGAGAAAGTGCTGAACCAGAACGAAGCGGAAACGGCACGAAAAGAGCTGCAGGTTTTAAAGAAGATGGCTCGGGACAGTCTCTCCGACGTGCGAAAGATCATTTATGACCTTCGCCCCATGGCCCTTGATGATTTGGGGCTTATTCCCACTCTTCGAAAATTTGTAGATGCCTATATTGATCGATATCACCTATATATCGATTTTAAGGTGGTGGGTATGGAAGAACGCCTCCCATCTACGACGGAAGTGGCCATATTTCGTCTGGTACAGGAGAGCCTCAACAATATCATAAAGCATGCGGAGGCCACCATGGTTCAGGTCCTCCTGGAATTTAAGCCTCTGAAGCTCACCATACGCATCAAAGATAACGGGAAAGGAATGCCTGCGGAAGCCCTAAAGAAGGAGAATTCCTTCGGTTTAATCGGCATGAAGGAAAGGGTAAAATTATTGCAAGGAGAAATGGAGATTCGGAGCAAACCGGGGCGGGGAACAGAGATCCTCATTCAAGTTCCCATCTTGTCCTCTCCCCCTCCTTCATGA
- the metK gene encoding methionine adenosyltransferase: MALKKGRHLFTSESVTEGHPDKICDQISDAVLDAILAQDPNARVACETSVTTGLVLVTGEITTVSYVDIPKLVRDTVREIGYTRAKYGFDADTCAVLTSINEQSPDIAQGVNQALEAREGRMSDQEIEAIGAGDQGLMFGFAVKETPELMPLPISLAHQLARRLSELRKSGTLQYLRPDGKTQVTVEYEGDTPVRVDTIVVSTQHDPEVSQEEIRRDLMDHLIRPVVPAHYLDEETKYFINPTGRFVIGGPQGDAGLTGRKIIVDTYGGYARHGGGAFSGKDPTKVDRSGAYAARYVAKNIVAAGLADKCEVQLAYAIGVAQPVSISIDTFGTGRIGEEELVKLVRKHFDLRPAGMIKMLDLRRPIYKQTAAYGHFGRPDLDLPWERTDKADLLQQDASMLAK; encoded by the coding sequence ATGGCTCTAAAGAAAGGACGCCATCTCTTTACATCTGAATCGGTGACGGAGGGGCACCCGGATAAGATCTGCGATCAAATCTCCGATGCGGTCCTCGATGCGATCCTTGCCCAGGATCCCAATGCCCGGGTGGCCTGCGAAACCTCCGTCACAACCGGACTCGTTCTCGTCACTGGGGAGATTACTACGGTAAGCTATGTCGATATTCCAAAACTGGTTCGGGATACCGTCCGGGAAATCGGTTATACCCGAGCGAAATATGGATTTGATGCGGACACGTGTGCGGTTCTCACATCGATCAATGAACAATCTCCCGATATTGCCCAGGGGGTCAACCAGGCGTTGGAAGCCCGGGAGGGAAGAATGTCCGATCAGGAGATCGAGGCGATTGGGGCGGGGGATCAGGGTCTTATGTTCGGCTTTGCCGTCAAGGAAACCCCCGAGCTTATGCCGCTTCCAATCTCCCTGGCTCACCAACTCGCGCGGAGATTATCGGAACTGCGTAAGAGTGGAACCCTCCAATATCTCCGTCCCGACGGGAAGACCCAGGTGACGGTGGAGTATGAGGGGGATACGCCGGTCCGCGTCGATACGATTGTCGTATCTACCCAGCACGATCCTGAGGTGAGTCAGGAAGAAATTCGCCGGGATTTGATGGATCATTTGATTCGCCCCGTCGTACCGGCGCACTATTTGGATGAGGAGACTAAGTATTTCATCAACCCAACCGGTCGTTTTGTCATTGGCGGCCCCCAGGGGGACGCGGGCCTTACCGGGAGGAAGATTATCGTCGACACCTATGGCGGCTATGCGCGCCACGGAGGCGGCGCCTTCTCCGGAAAGGATCCGACCAAGGTGGACCGTTCCGGAGCATATGCCGCCCGCTATGTGGCGAAGAATATTGTGGCTGCGGGCTTGGCTGACAAATGCGAAGTACAGCTGGCTTATGCGATTGGAGTGGCCCAGCCGGTCTCCATCAGCATCGATACCTTTGGAACCGGGAGAATCGGGGAAGAGGAACTGGTCAAATTGGTTCGGAAGCATTTTGATCTCCGCCCAGCCGGCATGATAAAAATGCTGGACCTGCGACGCCCCATTTATAAGCAGACGGCGGCCTATGGTCATTTCGGACGTCCCGATCTGGATCTCCCCTGGGAGCGTACCGATAAGGCGGACTTGTTGCAACAGGATGCCTCCATGTTGGCGAAATAG